Genomic DNA from Telopea speciosissima isolate NSW1024214 ecotype Mountain lineage chromosome 2, Tspe_v1, whole genome shotgun sequence:
TTGAAATCTTCTTATACTTTGAATTTAGTCTTTAATTCAAAGTCCTTAGAGCAATCGAGGCAAGAGGGGAATCCACATCTCTCCAAAAGCGCAATCTTCTTATACATTGAGTCTTGTAGGCTCTGACACGCCTATTACTACTGTTTGTTACGGTAGACCGATTGTTTGAGCAACCAGGAAATTAGCCAAACATTGTTATATGCTGGAAGTGGGGTAATTTACGTAACAAGCTTTCAAAGCCTGTCTAGGGCCCTGATTCGTCCAATTTTAGGCTCGAACAAAGTGGTTTTTGGCTGATTTCCAGGTCTGCTTGCTTAAGTCTTCTATGATTTTACGAATTCCTCTCAGACCGTTCCGCTGCGATAAAAAGGGTAAGCGGAGCTCTCTTGTGAAGCTCATATGGATAAATCTTCAACTCCATTACGATCTTTCGTTTCTTCTTTCGAAACTAGTTGTAGAGACGAAAACCTATTCTCATAAATGTCATTGTGAAAAACAAATGACCAGATAGAACAGAGGGGTAGGAAggaggaataaaaaaaaatggaaaagttgaataaaataaaaaaaagggaaagagaaaaatagattGGTGAACAAAAGGTTGCCATATGTCAGCTTAGCAATGTATGTGAAGAGGTCTCTCATTTCACGTTCAGGTAAGTGAAGATTCACCGGACTCTCTCAAGACGAAGAAAACAGGAAGAGGGAGTGGGGAATTCTGGTGAAAATGACCCGTGCGCCAATgtaaaaagcatcaacaagggcaggatttctgcctttcatgcaATGGGTACACACCCTCCTCCTTTCGCTGCTTGTTACCcacaaaattaaaacccaaCTGTGTTGCTATGTagcaaataattttttttggaaaaaggtaAGAAATATATTAGATGAAGAGGAAATTAAATCCTGTGGCATAAATGACCCGCAACATCTTTATAAAGGAGATGCTGAAGGGAATGAGGTAAGGAGTCTATACAAAAATCAATCTCTGATGGAGATTGAGCCAGGTTAGCAAGCCAATCTGCACAATGATTTCCTTCCCTATAACAAAAAACGAAAAAGGATATGGGAACTATGGAAGCCAAGAGTCTGATCTGATGGATGATGTCCCAAGCCTGCCAAGGAGGAGAGGTGATGCCATTAATCCCATCAACCGCAGTTTTCGAATCAGAGGAGGAAGCACTTTACTATGTGGGCCATTGGATGAAATTATGGGACACCCACTCAGGTCTATGCATTGTACATCAAatacctctctttttttttttttttttttgggtagaaaattaaaatcaaatgcCTCTGTTAAGAAAAGGTTGGATGGGTTTCAAGTTCTATGAATACTTATGCCAAGGTCTTttgttcacatgtcaagtttcaagtAACACAACAAAGCATTAAATGATTGACTACCAATGGCGTGCATAGACATTGGTAGCTATACACCTATAACTATATATGCCAACGTATATTGATTGTGGATGTGCAATTTGATAATTGGGGTTGCCACATTATCCTTGAAGTAAGGAGATTTGTTGTCAAGTGTGTTTGGGGAAACCCATAGATTTCCCAATAGAATTTCTATACAGTGAAACTATCTAAAAATTGAATACTAAATATTGTAAAATTCAGTGGAGTATAATCTAATGAATACACATATGGATGAAAGGGAGAATCCAATACGAGAAACATCAGAGAGATTACGATTTTGTTTGGTATGTGCGCAAATGCCTCAATGTGCGGTTTCAAGTGCATgctgcagaaaaaaaaaataaggtattttttttgggtaatgacAGAGAAATAAGGATTAGATTCAAATAGAATGCCCTACACATATAGAAATGCATAAACCTCGTCTTTATTAAACAACACaattttgacccaaaaaaatcatataaatatagcgattaccaaaaaaaaaaagaatattataaTAGACAAGAGATTGTTGTTTAGTTATGTAACATCTACACCAGCACATGACCAATAAAAACACATGCAAGAGCATTTGACTAAATGGGACTTGTTAGTTCACTAAGACtatattttttgttattatcaaaaaaaaaaaaaaaagactacgTTTTAAGTTGGCAAGAAatagataaaaaagaaaagaaaaaatccaaaatttgaGACGCGAGACAAATCAATCAGTGTGTAATCAGGGTTTTTTatactattctttttttttttttcttttcatttcttgacTATTAAACACACCATATGTATCCCATGTCTAATCATAGTAACCACAACCAgttaacattcttttttcctattattatttttgaaaggaaaaaaaacctcACCTACAACGCCACTCCTACCTTTAACATAGAAACACACAAAAATAACATGCAAAAGTATCACATTGCCTTATGAGCACGTGCAAGCTCTACAGTCCAAGGAACAACCTTTTTGTCCTTTTGAAATTAACAATAGTTGGGTTTTTTTGGCTTTTTCATAGGGGTATGACGATAAATTTGCATGGTTCTATGTTTAGGGCCTTTAAGCATAGGAACCACATGACTAACCAAcattctttttaccttttttttttcgttgATTTTTTCTTATGGACAGACCCGCATTTCAAAATAGCAAGATTAGAATCTTttgattgggggcattttttggaTTATGAGCTTGTATAATAAAGGagattaggggatggggatacaCCCGCATTTCAAGACAGCAACATTAGAATCTTttgattgggggcattttttggattaagagcttgcataataaaaggggggggggggggattaggGGATGGAGATACGCCCCAAGgtgatttgaactcatgacctcttatttgaggagttagtcttttgccaactgagctgaccccttcGGGTCTGATTGGGGGCATTTGATACATACCAGAAACCGGCGGCAATCCCAGCTGTAGAATTTCAAGACAGCAGATATGGTTCCAATCCATCGGTTTTAACCTAACGAGGACATCCATTATAGTCCTCGCTGATCTCCTAGTGACGTAACAATTGGCAACTGCCCTTGAACAAAACCAAACCCACCTTCATGCCTAACAAAACTGTGTCCCATCTCGAACTCAGATCCAGACGTTCCAGAGAGAgacagagcgagagagagaggagggttcGTTCGTCGGTTCGTGCTTCAACTGTTCAACCCCTTGATGAAACCCCATTCCCTTTCTCCAAAGGCGAAGCCATCCATGGCCTCCACCCCAACCCCAAGCCCTATCCCTCCACAATCACAAACCCCACACCTTTCCATTAAGACCGCAGCTCGCAAGCTCCCTATCAAACGCAAAACACCTGACACTCCATCCCGATCATCTCCGGTTCCGAACCGGATCCCCAAACTTGAAACCGCACACGATGAAGACGATAACATCATCGACGGCGAAGACCTCGAAGACGCAGCGGGAGACGATCTCAAGCCCCCTCCCTTCAAATACCATCGCATATGGCCAGAATCAGACGAAATTCGATTCCTCCAAGGCCTCCTCGATTGCTCCGCCGAGAGTTTTCTCTTCCCACGAGATCTTTCTCTTTTCTACGATCGTTTCTCACAGACCATGCCTCAGCCTTACACCAAGTCCCAGCTCTCCGAGAAGCTTCGCCGCCTCCGTAAGAAGTTTCGTGTCATCTCCACCCGAATTTCACGTGGGCTCAATCCTTCGCTTCTCAGTCCGCACGATAGTGCGCTCTTCGATCTTTCGAAGCAGCTCTGGCATCCTTCATATGCCTCTTCGACTCCCTTTCAGTCTAATAAGCGGAAGTCCTCcgaggttagggttagggttagctTCTCTCCTAATCCTTCTGCATGTCTTTCTCCCCCTCCTGTTCCAGCGGTTCAAGACCCAAGCTGCGCCAATATCAATGACGCTAATTTTGTCGAGGAAGACACCGAATTGAATTTAGAGTCCCATCTCTGCAGTGAACAGGAACAATGTTTACCGATAGGCGATGATTTTGATGGTTTCAGTGGCAGTGGCGGTGGTGGGCTCGGACGATTCGCAGCCAAGACCATTATTGATGTGTTCGATAGATCCCTCAAAGAGTTGAGAATGAAACTGATTCGCCAGGGGCTGCTTTATCCTGACCAGAAGTCTACTTCTACCACAGCTGGTTCGTCGAAACAGGTAAAAGCAGTAGATTTTGAGAAGAGGTGGCGAGAGCAACGGGCAGTGGAGCTGGATGTGTTGGCTCGTCGCTTGAGGTTGGTTCTTGAGAATGCCAATACGATGAGAGCACCTCAACAACTGTAAATCGAATATATAAAACATCAagtttttcttctatttgttttcttctccttctcccatAAATATGTTTGGACTGTAGTTATCTTTTGTGTTTGTCTTCCAGATGATTTTCCAGAAAGCTAGCTTTTTCATTGCAATGATGTCGAGGGCTTTAgcttattatcaaaaaaaaaaaggggggccTTCAGCAAATCCAATTTGTCCTTACCAGATCATGATCAACAGGAGAGACACCTGGATCCAATTCCCCGAAGCTTGGAGTACATAATGGGTCCAGAATTTTGACCCCCAAAACAAATCTAAAGCAATTTAATTGGGTGGATTTTGAAAATGGATTTGAAGGGGCTAGATCTGCCTGGACCCACACCCTAATTATCAAAACCTAACATGAATTGCAGAGCCAGGATTCCAGTCGATCCGGATCATAATCAGATCGAAATAAAACCCAAGGTAACAGAGTACAGATTGGACATGGTATAACTCAATGGCCATTCGTCCTACAAAGTTTAAGTTCAGAGGATCCAGCGCAGTGGCGCGGGTTCAAGTCCTGAGAATCAACCTGTGTGTGAAAGGATTAAGGCTGCCTACCATCTACCTCTCCCAGatccttgtgcactgggtacggccctTTCAGGGGATCCAGAGTTCTAAGCACcacaaagagaagaaataaataaattaaaataaaaatatcaaaataattttttggatcaAGGAATCTCTAAGGTGGAACCTATTCAGCAGTAGCTTCTGATCCTTTGAAAGAATGACATCCCGTGGGTCCTGTCACTTCAATTGTTTTAACCTTATCTAACCTTTTATGTACTAGTATATATTCTGGATGCACAGTAATGGACCCAATTACACAAATTTTAGATACCAAAAATTGGATTCATAACCTACTAACAGAGATCAAGAATATCGATTGGCTGGGTAATTAGGTACCAGTAGTACTGTCTACCAATGTGAAGGGGCTGCAATAGGCAACTGTTGACTGGGAACATCTCAAGGTCTTCTACCTAGAGAAAACAGTGCATCCTCTgctaggagaaaacaaaaatcagTAAGAGGTTAACAGATCAAATTTACAGTTTCAATCTGCCAGCTTAAGTGATTGAAGTCATCATCTGCATCTGAATCTTATTTTTAAGATTCAGGAAACATAGAGTTTGGTGTAACTATTCTTACCCCCAGGTACCTCCATTTTGGTGTGGAATGGGATGAACCAGTTTCGGTTGCTGCACCGCAGAAAGATGGGAGTGGGTATATGCATTTGTAAACAGAGGCTATATTCATATTCTTTACATACAAAAGTGTTATCTGGATACATTCCAAATACATAAGAATCCATTCCAAAAAACAGATTCAGGTACTGAACTTCAGATTAGTTAACCAACTAGCCCGGTGCCACATATTTTGTAGCGCCTACTTACTCATGTGTCTCTTTTATCATATATACCCTGAGGACTACGGAGATCCTCAACTCTCCAGGGATGTATTTCTAGCATGCGAACAACACACTTGAATATGGATGTAACCTGTAATGTATGAACAAAACTGAGTAGGGCAAAGCTGGTTTTGTCCATCATCATGGAATCAtaataaatttatcaaaataaaaaacagataaGTAAGAATGAGGGCAGACTATAGATGACAGGGAAATGCCTAACCATGATGATTTAAAAGCAAAAACACCCCTCCCCCAGAGAAGGTCAAGGATCCACCTCAAGCCTAACAGGGATAATGGGTTAGAAAATTTGATTGCCCAAGCCAAATGATTATTCATACTAAAAAGATTTTTCATGGAACACCACTTTAATGGTTTACCCAAGCAGAAAGAGACCCCAGTGTCTCAATAAAAACTTAACGATCCTTATTAGTTAATACTTTATGattaaaattatattaataaTCCTTATATTTCAACAAGATAATCCAGTCCAAAGGATATTAATCTACAAATGattgctctttttcttttccgcACTCTTCTCATCTTTAAACTTGACTTCAGAGACACTAAAGTTAAAACTTCCAAATTCTCCAACTTTAACTAGTTAAAGCACATTAAAAAttatattgaaaaaaatatttatggaCTCAACATGCAACCAAATGAGATTAACTGATTAAATTAgttataaaatattaaatacaTGAGGTTTGGAAGAGATTAGGTTTGAGCATAACCACAGTGCATCTTTTCCATGTCAGTTTTATTAACATGTTTGTTCATGCCCAGTTTCTTGCGGCTCATTCAAGTTAATGAACCCTCTTGTTTACATGCCTTTGCTACAGGACATCTTTTCCAATATACCCTTTCTAATTAAGGGTATTTAATTTAGCAAGGAAAGAAAATTATTAGAAGCTAAAATTAATTTAAGAAAGAGAGGTCAAGAATGGAACAGGGACCAACATATAGACAATGAGACTAACCACCATTACTAAAGTGAAGATCGAAAGTGAAATTGTTAAGAAGATGAGGAGTGAAAAAGGGTAGAGACATGAAACTTAATACTGCACCTATATCTATAGTGTAACAATATAAATGATATATGAAACTTCAAAGGGTAACTATTTTGTTCCcggttttaatttttaaataacCTTAACTGGCTCAGAAAGCACCTTCAATAATAGGTCTCATCATTCTACTACCAATTGGATGAAATCCAAAGCAGCTGTAAGCCCGGCCTTTTTGTCATCATTGCCAGTGAGAATGTTATCACAGTGCACCAAATGGGTATGAAGTAAACATAAAAGTAATTAAGTGCAGGGGCTTTAGCAATGGCAACCCAGGGCAGACTGGTGCACCATATAGGCAATGAGACTAACCACCATTACTAAAGTGAAGATCGAAAGTGAAATTGTTAAGAAGATGAAGAGTGAAAAAGGGCACAGACATGAAACTTAATACTGCACCTATATCTATAATAGTGTAACAATATAAATGATATATGAAAATTCGCAGGGTAACTATTTTGTTCCcggttttaatttttaaataacCTTAACTGGCTCAGCAAGCACCTTCAATAATAGGTCTCATCATTCTACTACCAATTGGATGAAATCCAAAGCAGCTGTAAGCCCGGCCTTTTTGTCGTCATTGCCAGTGAGAATGTTATCACAGTGCACCAAATGGGTATGAAATAAACATAAAAGTAAATAAGTGCAGGGGCATTAGCAATGGCGACCCAGGGTAGACTGGTGCAACATATAGAATATTGACAATGAGACTAACCACCATTACTAAAGTGAAGATCGAAAGTGAAATTGTTAAGAAGATGAAGAGTGAAAAAGGGCACAGACATGAAACGTAATACTGCACCTATATCTATAATAGTGTAACAAAATAAATGATATATGAAAATTCAAAGGGTAACTATTTTGTTCctggttttaatttttaaataacTTTAACTGGCTCAGCAAGCACCTTCAATAATAGGTCTCATCATTCTACTACCAATTGGATGAAATCCAAAGCAGCTGTAAGCCCGGCCTTTTTGTCATCATTGCCAGTGAAAATGTTATCACAGTGCACCAAATGGGTCTGAAGTAAACTTAAAAGTAAAGAAGTGCAGGGGCTTTAGCAATGGCAACCCAGGGTAGACTTGTGCAACGGGCTTCATAAACCTGACCCCTAGTAGTTGGTGATGAGACTTAGCTGAGTTGACTATGTGAATAGAAAAACATCTCTCAATCTTTCCAGTAAGTCAGAAAAAGTTTCAAACTATGGAACGATAGTTTCAGTTACTAGTAGATCTTCTAAGTgtcaagaaattaaaaagaattCAAGTAGATGTTATAGCAATACAAGAAGCTGTCTTCAGTACCTAcaagagggaaggagaagaagaagcaaaggtagTTTTGACCAGTTTCAagcaaaaaataccaagtttcgaccaatCCAGTTTTGACCGGCCTAGTTTTGACCAGTTTTGATTGCACATGACATGTTGAGTTTCGCTCAAAAAGTACCTGGTTTCAGTCGAAACTTGGGAAATCTAGGCTtcctggctggtcgaaaccggccttgaaaccgagatttagaaccttgcttaACATAGACTTCTACTCTCAACTTAACACTAACTCTCCCCCTCCTGGTACAATATTTAAAAGATGTTAATGTCAGTGATGCTTATTTCTAGTCATACTACATTTGAGTTCCAATTTCCTGATTGATATTCATAACAAAGCCTAGACAAGTCaaccttttatgtttctttctaGTGCATGGCATTGCATTTTCCCAACAGGtcaatttttcatttcttttttgtaaatcagagttttaataattaaaagagCGTCCTCCACTATAAATCAAAAGACTTtgttaataaatataaaaaacataaaaaggcATGGAGGAGGTACATCAAAGATACAGCATTGCCTAAGAATAGAAGCAGCAGTAAGATCACGGAATTCCTCACATATAGGAGTCTGAGCAACTATGTATGCTGGGTTCAGCAGTTCCTTCAAACATCTGGTCATTCCTTTCCTTCAATATGCTCCAAAGAAACAGTGCCAGGAGTTGATTTCCCAAGTTTCATACTTTTGCAAGTGCAAGGTTGTCTTCCCCCCATTCCAATAAAGCTGATACATTGACCTATCCACCCACTGTTAAATCCTTCAAATCCACTTCCCATACTTCCAAAGCAAAAGTGCAAATATAAAGCAGAACATTTCACAGACCAAGCATTAGCCAGATAGACAAGAAATATATTTGTCAAATAGTGGTTTCTATAATCAAATTGTAAATAGTCAAGGCCTTTACAAAACAGCCTACCGTGATAAGCCTACAGTCTGTCATACTGTTAGACATCAGCACAAACACCaccaccccaaaaacaaaaaaaaaagagagaaagaaataaacATCTAACACATGCATCCAAAACCCCTTAATAAATTTCTTTAACCCTGCAGTGGCAGAAACCTTGTGCACTAGTTATGCCCTTATTAATCTTGAGAGTGTGCTTATGAGCAGGAAAACCACATCATATCAATCCTTCTGATGGTCATCATGGGTTGAAAAGAGATTGTACGTAGTGATACAAAAATGATGTAGCTTCACACTCTTGAACAAGGATTCTAAGGTAATCCTCACCGAAGAAGAGGCATAAGATGCATAACATCTA
This window encodes:
- the LOC122650897 gene encoding probable transcription factor At3g04930; this translates as MASTPTPSPIPPQSQTPHLSIKTAARKLPIKRKTPDTPSRSSPVPNRIPKLETAHDEDDNIIDGEDLEDAAGDDLKPPPFKYHRIWPESDEIRFLQGLLDCSAESFLFPRDLSLFYDRFSQTMPQPYTKSQLSEKLRRLRKKFRVISTRISRGLNPSLLSPHDSALFDLSKQLWHPSYASSTPFQSNKRKSSEVRVRVSFSPNPSACLSPPPVPAVQDPSCANINDANFVEEDTELNLESHLCSEQEQCLPIGDDFDGFSGSGGGGLGRFAAKTIIDVFDRSLKELRMKLIRQGLLYPDQKSTSTTAGSSKQVKAVDFEKRWREQRAVELDVLARRLRLVLENANTMRAPQQL